The genomic DNA GATGCTTTAAAAGTGCAGATGGATAAATTTTCATCTACCTTAGAGGAATTGGGTTTAGAAATCTCCACAGGACCAGTCGTGGATTTTCGTCTCAAATCAGCTTTAAGAAATTCTTTGGATGATCAAACAGTTCCCCTAATTTACCCAGAATCTATTAAGTTTGGAAAAGTTGTATTTCCTCCCCAAAAACCGAAAAAATCAATTGCTATTATACAAAACCAAGAAACACAGAAATGGTTAATTCCCCAAGGTTGTTATGTTTTAATCAAACGATTTTCTGCTAAAGAAGAAAAACGTCGTGTTATTGCTGCTGTATCTTATCCTCTAGATTACCAAACATTGGGTATAGAGAATCATATCAACTACTATCATGCAAAAGGAAAAGGAATAAATATCAACCTAGCAAAAGGTTTAACAGCATTTCTAAATTCAACTTTCTTTGATCAATACTTTCGACTTTTTAGTGGTAACACACAAGTCAATGCGACAGACTTACGCAAAATTAAATACCCATGCAAAGATGATTTAATCAACCTAGGAATACAAATTAATGAATCTAGATTTAATCAGGATAAGCTAGATCATCTTGTACATCAAAATCTATCAATTATGAGTGAAACAATCAACGCAATTCAAGCTAGTAAACGTATTCAAGAAGCACTGATTATTCTTAAAGAAATTTCTGCACCAAAAGAACAACAAAATGAAAGATCAGCATTGTGCTTACTGGCATTAACAGATATTAGACCAGAAACTTCTTGGAATCAAGCAACAACACCCAGACGCAGAATTACAGAAATGATGGATTGGTTTCGTGATTTTTATGGTAAACAATATGCACCAAATACACGGGAAACTGTGAGAAGACAAACAATGCACCAGTTTATACAAATGGGTTTAGTTGTTGAGAATCCAGATCAACCAAAACGACCAATTAATAGTCCTAAATGGTGTTATCAATTGCAAGCAACAGCACTATTATTAATCAAATCTTATAATTCTGAACTGTGGGAAGAATCACTTGAGAATTATAATATTTCTGTAAAAAACTTATTGCAGAATAGAAATCGAAATATAGCACAAATTCCCGTTACTCTACCCGATGGTAAAGCAATTTATTTATCATCAGGTGGACAAAATAATTTAATCAAAGACATTTTAGAAAATTTTTGTCCAAGATTTACACCAGGAGGTTTGGTTCTTTATGTGGGTGATGCTGGAGATAAATTCATCATTAATGAAACTCAAAAGTTTAGAGAAGTGGGAATTGAGTTAGATCCTCATGGTAAAATGCCAGATATTGTAGTTTACTATCAGCAAAAGGACTGGTTAATATTAATAGAAGCTGTAACCAGTCATGGACTTGTTAACCTCAAAAGACACAATGAGTTAAAACAGCTTTTGCAGTCAAGTAGTAAGGGTTTAGTTTTTATAACTGCTTTTCCTACTCGTAAAGAAATGAGTAAATATTTAGGTGAAATTGCTTGGGAAACTGAAGTTTGGGTTGCAGATCAACCAGATCATTTAATTCATTTTAATGGAGAAAGATTTCTGGGTCCATACTCATAAATATTATATGTAAGTATTTTTATATCTCACACAATCGCGCTTTGCGATCTCGAAGAGTGGCTAAAAGTTTTTAAAAACTCTAATCATTGCCCAATTTACTAATAAATTCCGCGTGTTCTCTAGACTGTAACCCACTTTGTAAAACATTCAAAACTGCGAGCATATTTCCTGTTAACAATTCATTTACTGCTAACCATAAACCTGGAAATATCCGACTTTTTAAAATATCATTTGCATCAGGTGTTAATTCTAAATATTCACCTTGTTCTAAAGAAAACCAACTTAATTTTTGTTCTAAAACTTGCCAAACAATATATTCTTTTACCCCATTACGACGATAGGCTTGTTTTTTACCATGTAAATCAATCGCTGTACTACTAGCAGCAATTTCCACCACTAATTCTGGCGCACCTTCAATATAATCATCTTCACTAATTCTAGTTTGTCCACCTGCTGCTGGTGTGATAATTAAAACCGCATCTGGTTGAGGTTCATTATCTAAATCTAAACGTACTGTTGGTTCAATTGCTAATTCTACACCAGGAGTTAAAACCTCATAATTACCCAGCCATGTGAGGATACGAGCATGAGGTTGACCGTGACTTCGGAAACGCAAAGCAGCGGGCATAATATATACAATTCCTTCAATTAATTCGGCTTTTTTAACTTTAGAGGTACTATCATAACGACGCTCAAATTCATAACGATTAAGTTTATCACCGTTTGTCAAAGGAGGAATAAAAGCAGGAGAAAAGGGAATTTTAACCATAGGTTGGTGTATTAAATAATTACGCCATGATTACATTTTAACAAAATTACCACTTAACAAATCTCTAAAAATTCATGACAATATTTCTCAAATCATTAAGACTTCTTTACTTAAACTATGGCAATATTTTTACAATTGATAGCTGAAGTCCTATCTATAACTACGTTTGAGCAATTATAATTTTCAGCAATACTGATTAATTAACTCTTTATACTTAAAGAACCTTATTTGTTTATAACCAAAAGTTTTGCGACAATCCAATTTAATAATTGAAAAATCATAATTACTGAAACTGTAAGAGGAGAAGACCGAATGAAATTAGCTTACTGGATGTATGCAGGCCCCGCTCACATTGGCACTTTACGGGTTGCCAGTTCCTTTAAAAATGTCCACGCCATCATGCACGCTCCCCTGGGAGACGACTATTTTAACGTCATGCGCTCTATGTTATCGCGGGAAAGGAACTTTACCCCAGTTACAACCAGCGTCGTAGACAGACACGTTTTATCCCGTGGTTCTCAAGAAAAAGTAGTAGATAATATTATCCGCAAAGATGTAGAAGAACACCCAGATTTAATTCTTTTAACTCCCACCTGTACCTCCAGTATTTTGCAAGAAGATTTACATAACTTTGTGGAACGAGCGCAGTTAGAAGCACAAGGTGATGTGATGCTGGCGGATGTTAACCATTACCGCTACAACGAACTACAAGCAGCAGACAGAACTTTACAACAAATTATCCAATACTATATCGAAAAAGCCCGCAAAAAAGGGGAATTACCTACAGAAAAAACAGCTAATCCTTCAGTTAATATTATTGGTATTTCTACCCTGGGGTTCCATCATAATCATGACTGTACAGAACTGAAAAAATTAATGGCTGATTTAGGAATTGAGGTAAATACTATCATTCCTGAAGGTGCATCAGTTCATCAATTAAAGAACTTACCAAAAGCATGGTTTAATTTAATTCCTTATCGGGAAATTGGTTTAACAACTGCCAAATATTTAGAGGAAAACTTTGGTACACCTTTTGTTGATATTACACCTATGGGTGTGGTGGAAACTGCCAGATGTATCCGCAAAATTCAACAGGTAATTAATGCCGAAGGTGCGGAAGTTAATTATGATGAATATATCAATGAACAAACTTTGCACGTATCCCAAGCGGCTTGGTTTTCTCGTTCTATAGATTGTCAGAATTTAACAGGTAAAAAAGCGGTGGTATTTGGTGATAATACCCATGCAGCAGCTTTAACTAAAATTCTTTCACGGGAAATGGGAATTCATGTAGTTATGGCGGGTACTTATTGTAAATATGATTCTGACTGGTTTAGAGAACAGGTAAGCGAGTATTGTGATGAGGTTTTAATTACAGAAGATCATGGAGAAATTGGGGATGCGATCGCCCGGCTTGAACCTTCTGCTATATTTGGAACACAGATGGAACGTCACGTTGGTAAACGTTTGGATATTCCTTGCGGTGTGATTGCAGCACCTATTCACGTTCAGAATTTCCCCATTGGTTACAAACCATTTATGGGTTATGAAGGTACAAATCAAATCACAGATTTAATCTACAATTCCTTCACTTTGGGAATGGAAGATCACCTATTAGAAATCTTTGGTGGACACGATACAAAAGAAGTAATTACCAAAGGAATTTCCTCAGAAACTGGGTTGAATTGGACAAAAGATGGCCAAGCAGAATTGAATAAGATTCCTGGTTTTGTGCGCGGAAAAGTGAAGCGAAATACCGAAAAGTTTGCCCGTGAACGTGGGTTTAAGGATATCTCGGCTGAGGTTTTGTATGCCGCGAAGGAGTCTGTAGGGGCGTAGGTTTTAGGGGTTAGATGATAAGAGTGAGTGGTGAGGGGTAATATCTACTCTTTACTACTTGCTTTTTTATGTGGAGAAAAACAAAAAAAACCATTTTGATATTGAGCAATTGAAAAATTTGCTTAAAATTATTTTTTAGTATTTTTATTGAAAACTACGTAATTAGTAGGTAAAAAAAATTGAAGCTAATCAGTAAATACTCTGTTGATTTATACGCAACACGAAAGTGACACTCATTAAAGTGCTTTTATCAGTTTTTGATGTTGTCTATAAAAAATAATGAGACTGTTGGTATGATTCAAAAGTTAGAATTTTCACTTAAACGCATTATTTCATTAGTAGCTGTATTACTGATTGCTTTATCGGTAATATTTCTATTGCCAATGCAACCAGCCAATGCTAGGGTTAATGCTCCATCTAGAGTAAGTCTATTTTTGCCAAATGAGTGGAAATCAATGGCAGATAAGTCAAATCTAGAGATAGCAGCCGAAATAGATCAGCGTCTTGATATAACCCGCGATGAAATTGGTCGAGCAGCACTGAAAATAGTACATGGTTTCGGCACTTATGAATCTACAGAACCTGTATTTTTCGCAGTGCGTGATGGTGGGGTGTATTTATTCCAAATAAGAATTCATTGGAAGCGAAAACTTTTTGTCCCTGAACGAGAACACACAACTTTAATTCAATGGGAAGTTTTAAATAATCAACATTTTCACACAGTAGTTCAAAGTGATGATTCAACATTTGCAGCAGCTAATTTTGAAGAATTAAATTATCTATTTGAAGGATTGCTTTCAAATAAAACTTGAAAATAGATCGTAGGTTGGGTTGAACCAAGTGAAACCCAACATTCCTATATTTTATATAATTTAAAGTTACTTTAAATGGTGAAACTCTAGATGTTGTTTATGTTCCTATTTCCTGGGTTAACCCACTACCTGAAACTTGGGGAAATCTTTAACATGATACTAAAAAGACAGCTTAAAACCGCCTCAGAATGAATTCTGAGTCTAATAACAAAAGTCTTCTCAAGACAACTAGAATAATATTTGAGTCCGTTTTAACGGACTTCGGCGATTAGACTGGGAATTAATTCCCAGACGGGTGAGAAAGCTAACTGATAATATTGAAAAATATCAGCTACAGCATGAGGAAAAATCCCACCATGTCCAACCAAACAAACTTAACTGATGCTCGTAATAACCTAGCTGAAATCTGCGCTCAAGTAGTTGCAGATAGAGAAGTAATGATTATTACCCAACCTGACGGTGAGAACGTCGCCTTAATTGCTGCTGACGAATTAGAAAGTTTATTAGAAACAACTCATTTACTGCGCTCCCCTAAAAATGCAGCGCGTCTTTTAACTTCTTTAGAAAGAGCAAAAACCAGAACTTTAAAACCGCAAAATATTAACGAACTACGTCAGGAGTTGGGAATTGACTAATAAATAGTGATTGATTTTATGTACCAAAAAAGGTACAATATAGTATAACATCAAATCTAATGTCTGTGGTTGTTAGAGAAAAGTATTAAAAATACCTAATACCTACTTCTACATTTAATTAGATTTGATTTATGACAGATAAAAGAGTTCCGGCTGAATTTTATAGAAACGAAAATGGCACTGAACCAGTTCGTGATTGGTTAAAAAGTTTATCTAAAGAAGAAAGATTTTTGATTGGTGCTGATATCAAAACAGTTGAATTTGGTTGGCCAATTGGAATGCCAACCTGTCGGCCAATGGGTGATGGATTATTTGAAGTCAGGACAAATTTACCACAACATAAAATTGCTCGTGTATTATTTTGTTTTTATGAAGGTAAAATGATATTGCTGCATGGCTTCATTAAGAAAAGTCAAAAAACCCCAAAACAACAATTAGATTTAGCTTTAGAACGTAAACAAATATTGGAGGCGTAAAAATGACAAAAAACCCTTATATTGGTTCTTCTCTTGATGAGTTTTTAGAAGAAGAAGGAACATTAGACGAAATCAATTTAATAGCTATTAAAAGAGTAATTGCTTGGCAAATTCAAACCGCAATGGCTGAGAAAAATATTACTAAAACAGCAATGGCTGAAAAGATGAAAACAAGTAGATCCTCTATTGATAGACTTTTAGATCCTGATCATCATTCTGTTACTTTAGACACAATTGATAAAGCTGCAAGAGTTCTTGGTAAGAAAATTCGTTTTGAATTGATAGATGCTTGACATAAATGAAGTAGACTTTTTGCATTTTATCTATGCTTAACTAATAGTTAATAATTATTGAGTCCGTTTTAACGGACTTCGGTTATTAGACTGGGAATTAATTCCCAGACGGGTGAGAAAGCGAACTGATAATATTAAAAAATATCAAACCAGGTATAAATAAATTGCAAGGGTAATCTTCACCTTTGTTCATGAATTTTATAATTACAACCCAATCGTCACCTAAAAATGTCACAATTAGAATTGTTAACTTTCTTTTTAATCTCATTATGAAAGCAACTTGGAACGGTGCAATCTTAGCAGAAAGCGACAAAACCGTAGTCGTAGAAGGAAATCATTATTTTCCCCCAGACAGCATTAACAAAGAATATTTCACAGATAGCGATGCTCACACTTCCTGTTTTTGGAAGGGAGTTGCTAGTTACTACAATATTTCTGTCAATGGAGAAACGAAAAAAGATGCAGCTTGGTATTATCCCAGCGCTAAAGAAAAAGCTAAAAATATAGAAGGTTACAGCAGATTTAATACCAATAAGGTACAGACATAAATGATAAAACTCTTGTGGGGTGGGCATCTTGCCCGCCAAGGGTGTACCTCATAACAACGGGAAGTGCTGTATGTTGCTTTCTATAAATTTGTGAACGTCGAAGCTTAATAAACAAAAACATCCCCGAATTATTCCAAAATATCGGGGATATTAATTCCCAAAACTAATTTTTTAATCTTTAGCAATAACAATATCATTAGACTTAATTACAGCATAGGCTTCTGCACCTTCAACTAATCCTAATTCCTCCGCAGATACCTTACTAATGATGGAAGTTAACTCAACTTTATGGACAATTTCTAAAGTTACTTCACTGTTTACAGTTCCTTTAGTAACTTGTTTCACAACACCCTTTAAAATATTACGAGAACTAACTTTTAATGGTTTTTTGGGAGCAATAATTTCTACTTCAGAAGTCTGAATTTCTACTTGTTGCTGAGGGGTTTGTTGTGATATTTGTGATTTTGTTTGCTCCGATTGTTTGTGTAAACCACGCACCAATTCCCGCAAAATCTCAGTTTTAGTCCGCTGAGAGTGTTGACAAAACTCTTCTAAAATTTTCCGTTCTTCTTCTGAGGTTTGGAATGTCACCCAACCTTGCTCTTTTCTAGGCATAAGTTTACCAAAAGCCTACCAATTTATTTGGTATTTATAATTATATAATCTCCATATAATCCTAGCAGGTACTGGCAGCGATTCATCATATATACTTGTATAATTAGAGAGAAAAAATACTCAAGCATTAAATCTATAAATTTTTCGTGAAATTCTTGATTGGTTGCGCAGTTTGGGCATATAAAGGTTGGGTGGGTGAACTTTATCCCCCAGGAACTCGTACTACAGATTTTTTAAATCTTTATAGTCGTCGCTTCACCACTGTGGAAGGTAATACAACTTTTTACGCTGTACCTAACCCAGAAACTGTTACCCGTTGGGTGCAACAAACACCTCCAGATTTTGAATTTTGTTTAAAGTTACCGCGAGATATCACCCATCAAAAATTACTGAAACCCCATATTCCCGCAGCTTTAGCATTTTTGGAAAGGATGCAGCCTTTAGGTAAAGGGTTGGGACCCATATTTGCCCAACTACCACCGAGTTATTCACCAGCTTTAATAGATGATTTACAAACGTTTCTGGAAGCATGGCCGCGTCAAGATGCACCTTTAGCTGTAGAAGTTAGACATCGTGAATGGTTTGAAGAACCTCATTTGAGTAATTTAACAACCTTATTAAAAGATTTGGGAGTTGGTCGAGTTTTATTAGATACTCGTCCTGTTTATACAGGGGAAAATGACCCACAATTAGCATCAGAAAGACGAAAACCTCAACTACCAGTGCAATTTTCTGTAACTGCACCTTTTACCTTAATTCGGTTTATTTCTCATCCGAGTTTATCAGTAAATCAGCCATTTATGGAAGAATGGGTAACGCAAATTCAGCAGTGGTTAAAAGCAGGAATTAAAGTTTATTTATTTGTCCATTGTCCCATTGAAGATATATCTCCTAATAATGCTCGTTATTTTCAACAATTATTAGAAAAAAATGGGTTAGAAATTCCGCCTTTACCTTGGAATAATTTGAGTCAATCTCATCAACTAAGTTTATGGTAATAATGAGTTATTTGATGATTTTTCATCGTCAAAATCAGGATATCCAGGATTTTAGGATTTACAGGATGATCTTTCTGCATATAGGAATAATATTTCTCTATAATTGAATATGAATTGAATATAATTTTCATATTTTTCTATCGGTATAATCTGCGCTTTTTCCCATGTAACTAAATAAGAAATAGCTAAATTATCTAAATTTGTGTATAAAATATCTGTAAATTATCAAATATAGAAATATTTAATTAAATGTAGTCATAAATAGTTAAACAAGTGACAGATTTTATTTTTTGCTCTTATTAATCAGAAGTATTAGCCATGAAAAAACATTATCTTACTTCTGAATTAAGTCATTAGCTAGAGGTTAAAAAAATAAAGTTTTTATAAGATGAGGTGTAAGTAGATTTTAAACAAAGGTAGATAAGATATGCCTCTTTATAAATTGGAAGATTTTGATCCTAACTATCGAGAAACCTTTGGTGGAGATGATATTAAATCCCTACATCTCTATACAGAAGGAGGAATGGAAGTTGGTGCAGTTGCTGATGTTTTAGTAGATAAACATGGGAAATTTCGCTATTTAGTTATTGATACCCATTTAGATTCAGTTGGTAAAAAAATCCTATTACCGATTGGATTATCTCGGATTAATTATCAAGCTGGACGTGTTTTTGTAGATGGACTCAGCAAGCAACAAGTAGAACATTTACCAGAATACAAAAAATATCTAGAAATTGATCATGAGTTTGAAGAAAAAGTTAGACAAGTTTATCGTCATCCAGAGGAGAGGAAAACTTATAACCGGGAAGATTACGACTATGAACAAGAACCAAGATTATATGGATTAAATGAAGAATATCATCAAAATTTCAGACTTTACGAAGAACATTTGATTGCTAATAAGCATCGTGTGAAAACTGGAGAAGTGGTAGTTGGTAAACATATTGAAACTGAAACTCAATCAGTGACAGTACCTATTGACAAAGAACGTGTTGTTATTAATAGAGTTAAACCAACAAATACTGCTAGTGTAGCTAATTCAAATGAAGTTAAATTTCAAGAAGGAGAAGTAGCACATATAGATGTGTATCAAGAAAATCCAGACATTCACAAAGAAACTTTTGTTAGGGAAGAAGTACGAGTTACAAAAGTAGTAGAACGGGATGTTGTCGAAGTCCAAGATATCATTCGGAGGGAAGAATTAGATGTTGATGCTTCCGATAATTTAAACATAGAAAACCAGCATTCAAAATAGATGGTAGAGAATAAGTGGAGAGAAATATCATGGTGCTACATAAATTAGAAGATTATCATCCAGAATATCTTGATACTTTTGAAAATCAAGACATCAAAGGTTTAGGAGTATATGTAGAAAGAACTGATGAAAAAATTGGTAAGGTGTATGATGCTTTGGTGGATGACGCAGGCAAGTTTCGATATTTAGTAGTTGAATTAGGTTTTTGGATTTTTGGTAAAAAAGTTTTATTACCAATTGGTAGGACTCGTATAGATCATAATAATAATAATAATCGAGTTTATGCCATTGGTTTAACAAAAGAACAAGCAGAAGAATTACCAGAATTTGACGAAAATACTATCACTGATTATGACTATGAAGAACAGGTAAGGGGAGTATATCGTCAATCTGATGTTTCTACTACTACATCTGTTGAAAAATCCGGTATCCTAGAGTCATCAACGCCTTTAGAAACATCTGGTGTATTAGAAACGCCAACTTATGTAGAATCTACAGAAACCACATCTTTACCAACCACTAAACCACCTTACACCCGTGATACTTATCGCTACGAACACGAACCAGATTTGTTTTCATTAAATGAACAAAATCATCAAACTTTGAAACTATATGAAGAAAGACTGATTGCTGATAAACATCGCCGCAAAATGGGGGAAGTAACAGTTAGTAAACACGTGGAAATGGAAACTGCACGAGTATCAGTACCAGTAGAAAAAGAACACATTGTCATTGAACATTTTATTCCTGAAAATGCAGATAAAGAAGTGTTTAGTGGTGAAGCTGACTTTCATGAAGGTGAAGTAGCTCGTATGGAAGTTTATGAAGAAACCCCAGAAGTGAGTAAAGAAACTTTTGTGAGGGAAGAAATCACAGTAAAAAAAGTTGTTGAGAGAGAAACTTTTCAAACTCAAGATACTGTGAGAAGGGAAGAGTTAGATGTAAATTCACCTAACTTACCGGTTGAAGAAAGGTAATTAGGAGTTGAGAATTAATAATTCATAATTCACATATTGTGTTTTACATGGGTTTATAACTCTAATATTCTAAAATAAGACAAGATATTTTAGCCTTTAAACCTAGATGTGAAACTAGATTAATATTTTAAATATGAATCTAGAATTATGAATTACTAAATTTTTAAACAGTCTGCTTATGCGGAGTAATTGATTTTTGAATACATAAAGAACTTCCATCTATTGTGAGGTACACACCTAGCGGGTAAGACTTCTACAAGCTCAGTTCAAGAATGCCCGCACTAAAAGGATTTTATAATTACAGTTTGTATCTAATTTTCACTAAATATGCTGTACTGAAATAATACTGAAATAATATTTAATGAACAACGAACATAGCCATACTAATTTATCTTCCGTAAATCATCGGGTAGAAAAGGAAAAAATAACTATTCCTCTCTTGGAAGAAAGATTGTTAATAGAAAATAAAAAACACAAGATAGGAGAGGTAATTATTCGCAAAGAAATTGAAACGCAGATAGTTCCAGTTTCTGTAAGAAGGGAAAAATTGATTATTGAACAAGTTAGCCCAGAATATCAGAAATTAGCAGAAATTGATTTAATCAATAAGGAAACAACAGAATTTATTAGTTTGGAGAAAGATTTAATTGTTAATGGAGAATTTACTTCTGCTAAAGTTGCTAGTTTGCTTTTAAATGCAATCGCTCAAGAAGAAAATCATGGATGTCAGCAAATCAAAGTCACAGTTGTTGTAGAGAATGAGTACCAGCAGCAAAAGTATCAAGAATGGTTTAATCACTGCTCTAATTCTGCTTCTACTTCTTCCTCTTAATTCAATAGTGGGCAATGCCCACTTTTTTAATTGGGTTTTAATTGGGTTTAATTAAAAATTACTAGGTGTATATTGCCGACGACTATAGATAGCAAAACCTAAAACTAAAAATGTTAGAAAACCAGCTAAATATAAAGGATAGCTGTATGTTATTGGCTGAGATTGATTCACAATCACACCAGCAATTACAGGACCTACACCATTAGAAATACTTAAATAAGAAGCATTCAAACCTAGTACAGTTCCCTGTTCTTCGGGTTTAGCATTGAGAGAAATTAAGGTGCTAATCATCGGTTGGACTAAAGCATTAAACAGAGAAAACATAATACTAACTACAACAAAATAATTAATGTTAGCCCAAACAGGCATTAACATAAATGCTGAACTTCTAAAAAATAACCCCAAAAATAATATTTTCACAACATCAAATTTATTTTTAAGAATAGAAATTCCCCAAGTTTGCATAATTACTCCTAATGTACCAAAGGTTAAAAATAAAAGTGTTAATCCTTGGTTATTTTGGTCTAACACTTTTAAAAAATAGGGTTGAAAGGCATAGGTAAACATTGTAAAAGTTGTGCCAATTAAGAAGTTTATTAATAGGAGAATACCAATTCCTGGCATTGCTAAACCTTTAATTAAATTGCCTAAACCCAAATCAAATATATTACCCGGTTTTTGAATTTGCTTGTCTAAAGTTTCTGGTAAAAATAAAATAGTCATTAACAAAGCCACAAAAGCCACTAACCCTGCGGCCAAAAAAGCCGCACCAATAGAAATCTGCTGTGCAAATAAACTCAAAGCAGGACCTAATACAAAACCTAAACCCATCGCCGCCCCATAAATACCAAATGCTTGGGCGCGGTTTTTTGGGCTTGTGATATCAGACATCACAGCTTGAGTGACAGACATATTACCACCTGTGATACCATCTAGGAATCTGGCAAAAAATAGCACCCAAGCGGCTGTAGCTGTTCCTGCAATGAGGTTAGCAATTACAGTACCAGCTAAACTAATTATCAGTAAAGGTTTACGTCCAAATCTGTCTGATAGTTTCCCAATTACAGGAGTAGCAAAAAACTGAGCGACAGAGTAAGTCGAAAATAGTAAACTGGTGTGAAAATCACTCAATTCAAATTGTTTGCCATAAAGGTAGATAATAGGAATTAAAATTGTGAAACTGAGGGAGTTAACAAAGACAATTAAAGAAGTAATCCAAAAAGTACGATTCATAAATGATTAATCATCAATAGCTTTAGCTGTAGGTCTAAATTTAACTTTAGGTATTTTATCACTTATTAGGCTTTTATTTACCAGCCATGAAACTGAGATTAAAGAAAATTTTAAAAAAACAAAAATCGCAGATTATTCCTAGAGTTCATATTAAAAATAACAAT from Okeanomitos corallinicola TIOX110 includes the following:
- a CDS encoding BsuBI/PstI family type II restriction endonuclease is translated as MFNFVVSIHEMINYITQSTDINGINLSSKLNPKHRSELGQFLTPAKIARFMAGQFNNLSGHIRLLDPGAGVGSLTAAFVEQLLLNSHQIESCLLTAYEIESTFLSSLEKCLIECCQALQNKGITADYCLRNESFVNSIKANNLPLFTHYSQSFTHAILNPPYKKINNQSIEKKHLLKQGIETVNLYSAFVWLTMLQLVENGEIVAITPRSFCNGAYYRPFRQAFLQKMALQKIHVFDSRYLVFAEDNIIQENLIYHAIKKENKDKIITISINSETELDQISEMRIVPYHQIIENNDSENFIHIITNSLADALKVQMDKFSSTLEELGLEISTGPVVDFRLKSALRNSLDDQTVPLIYPESIKFGKVVFPPQKPKKSIAIIQNQETQKWLIPQGCYVLIKRFSAKEEKRRVIAAVSYPLDYQTLGIENHINYYHAKGKGININLAKGLTAFLNSTFFDQYFRLFSGNTQVNATDLRKIKYPCKDDLINLGIQINESRFNQDKLDHLVHQNLSIMSETINAIQASKRIQEALIILKEISAPKEQQNERSALCLLALTDIRPETSWNQATTPRRRITEMMDWFRDFYGKQYAPNTRETVRRQTMHQFIQMGLVVENPDQPKRPINSPKWCYQLQATALLLIKSYNSELWEESLENYNISVKNLLQNRNRNIAQIPVTLPDGKAIYLSSGGQNNLIKDILENFCPRFTPGGLVLYVGDAGDKFIINETQKFREVGIELDPHGKMPDIVVYYQQKDWLILIEAVTSHGLVNLKRHNELKQLLQSSSKGLVFITAFPTRKEMSKYLGEIAWETEVWVADQPDHLIHFNGERFLGPYS
- a CDS encoding Uma2 family endonuclease produces the protein MVKIPFSPAFIPPLTNGDKLNRYEFERRYDSTSKVKKAELIEGIVYIMPAALRFRSHGQPHARILTWLGNYEVLTPGVELAIEPTVRLDLDNEPQPDAVLIITPAAGGQTRISEDDYIEGAPELVVEIAASSTAIDLHGKKQAYRRNGVKEYIVWQVLEQKLSWFSLEQGEYLELTPDANDILKSRIFPGLWLAVNELLTGNMLAVLNVLQSGLQSREHAEFISKLGND
- the bchB gene encoding ferredoxin:protochlorophyllide reductase (ATP-dependent) subunit B, with the translated sequence MKLAYWMYAGPAHIGTLRVASSFKNVHAIMHAPLGDDYFNVMRSMLSRERNFTPVTTSVVDRHVLSRGSQEKVVDNIIRKDVEEHPDLILLTPTCTSSILQEDLHNFVERAQLEAQGDVMLADVNHYRYNELQAADRTLQQIIQYYIEKARKKGELPTEKTANPSVNIIGISTLGFHHNHDCTELKKLMADLGIEVNTIIPEGASVHQLKNLPKAWFNLIPYREIGLTTAKYLEENFGTPFVDITPMGVVETARCIRKIQQVINAEGAEVNYDEYINEQTLHVSQAAWFSRSIDCQNLTGKKAVVFGDNTHAAALTKILSREMGIHVVMAGTYCKYDSDWFREQVSEYCDEVLITEDHGEIGDAIARLEPSAIFGTQMERHVGKRLDIPCGVIAAPIHVQNFPIGYKPFMGYEGTNQITDLIYNSFTLGMEDHLLEIFGGHDTKEVITKGISSETGLNWTKDGQAELNKIPGFVRGKVKRNTEKFARERGFKDISAEVLYAAKESVGA
- a CDS encoding type II toxin-antitoxin system prevent-host-death family antitoxin codes for the protein MSNQTNLTDARNNLAEICAQVVADREVMIITQPDGENVALIAADELESLLETTHLLRSPKNAARLLTSLERAKTRTLKPQNINELRQELGID
- a CDS encoding type II toxin-antitoxin system RelE/ParE family toxin, yielding MTDKRVPAEFYRNENGTEPVRDWLKSLSKEERFLIGADIKTVEFGWPIGMPTCRPMGDGLFEVRTNLPQHKIARVLFCFYEGKMILLHGFIKKSQKTPKQQLDLALERKQILEA
- a CDS encoding helix-turn-helix transcriptional regulator, producing MTKNPYIGSSLDEFLEEEGTLDEINLIAIKRVIAWQIQTAMAEKNITKTAMAEKMKTSRSSIDRLLDPDHHSVTLDTIDKAARVLGKKIRFELIDA
- a CDS encoding DUF427 domain-containing protein gives rise to the protein MMKATWNGAILAESDKTVVVEGNHYFPPDSINKEYFTDSDAHTSCFWKGVASYYNISVNGETKKDAAWYYPSAKEKAKNIEGYSRFNTNKVQT
- a CDS encoding molybdopterin-binding protein, which gives rise to MPRKEQGWVTFQTSEEERKILEEFCQHSQRTKTEILRELVRGLHKQSEQTKSQISQQTPQQQVEIQTSEVEIIAPKKPLKVSSRNILKGVVKQVTKGTVNSEVTLEIVHKVELTSIISKVSAEELGLVEGAEAYAVIKSNDIVIAKD
- a CDS encoding DUF72 domain-containing protein, producing the protein MKFLIGCAVWAYKGWVGELYPPGTRTTDFLNLYSRRFTTVEGNTTFYAVPNPETVTRWVQQTPPDFEFCLKLPRDITHQKLLKPHIPAALAFLERMQPLGKGLGPIFAQLPPSYSPALIDDLQTFLEAWPRQDAPLAVEVRHREWFEEPHLSNLTTLLKDLGVGRVLLDTRPVYTGENDPQLASERRKPQLPVQFSVTAPFTLIRFISHPSLSVNQPFMEEWVTQIQQWLKAGIKVYLFVHCPIEDISPNNARYFQQLLEKNGLEIPPLPWNNLSQSHQLSLW